In a single window of the Vicinamibacterales bacterium genome:
- the rsfS gene encoding ribosome silencing factor has product MSDTQRQEGELPGLPKAIRASVLAAQKKKASDVVVLDLRTAFAFTDFFVICSGLHPRQVKAIAEGIEDQLRQSGSKPAVIEGTEHSEWILLDFFDFVVHVFTPDVRKFYGLEQLWGDAERLEVDYSEMAE; this is encoded by the coding sequence ATGAGTGATACACAAAGACAGGAGGGTGAGCTTCCTGGGTTACCCAAGGCTATTAGAGCGAGTGTCCTTGCGGCACAGAAAAAGAAAGCCTCTGACGTTGTCGTGTTGGATTTAAGAACTGCCTTTGCTTTTACCGATTTTTTCGTTATTTGCTCAGGCCTTCACCCCCGTCAAGTAAAAGCCATCGCCGAAGGCATCGAAGATCAACTCCGACAGAGCGGCTCAAAGCCTGCGGTCATTGAAGGAACTGAACATTCCGAATGGATATTGCTGGATTTCTTCGACTTCGTAGTCCACGTGTTCACTCCAGACGTTCGAAAATTTTACGGCCTAGAGCAACTCTGGGGTGATGCCGAACGACTTGAGGTGGACTATTCAGAAATGGCTGAATGA
- the lysA gene encoding diaminopimelate decarboxylase, giving the protein MSDEAFDNSPDGLACQAVPLARIAQMEGTPVYVYAAHVICRQFSMFDAAFQKHPHAVHYALKANSTLGILRLLHSLGSAADANSSGEIDVALHAGFTPNQIVFTGVGKRTDDLAKAVSLDLKAINAESVGELERIDAIATAHGQRANVALRVNPDIESMSHPHISTGASRDKFGVALSEAPAICREMATRPGLRIIGIHVHIGSQIVKVAPLRCAAATAVDLAQSLMAEGLPLEYVDVGGGVGISYDDTPGLDLTEYAEALLKEVSGSGLTLVLEPGRFIVGPAGALVSRVIDVKSHPDGRTFVVLDAGMTECLRPALYGARHRVISVKSRVGVDYAVDVVGPVCESSDSFGTDYKLPPMQVDDLVAILDTGAYCAAMSSNYNRRPMPAEVLVEDGAWTLIRRRQTVEAMLAQEV; this is encoded by the coding sequence GTGTCTGACGAAGCATTTGATAATTCACCCGATGGGCTCGCGTGTCAGGCCGTGCCACTTGCGCGAATAGCTCAAATGGAAGGCACGCCAGTCTACGTCTACGCGGCTCATGTCATCTGCCGTCAGTTTTCGATGTTCGATGCCGCATTTCAGAAACATCCTCACGCTGTCCACTATGCGCTAAAGGCGAACTCAACTCTGGGAATACTGCGTCTATTGCATTCTCTGGGTTCCGCTGCAGATGCGAATTCTTCAGGCGAGATCGATGTGGCCTTGCACGCGGGTTTCACCCCGAATCAGATCGTCTTTACTGGTGTTGGAAAACGGACCGACGACCTAGCCAAAGCGGTGTCTCTGGACCTCAAAGCAATTAATGCGGAGTCGGTAGGAGAGTTGGAACGGATTGATGCGATCGCTACCGCACACGGCCAAAGGGCTAACGTGGCGCTACGCGTAAACCCCGATATTGAATCGATGAGCCACCCACACATTTCCACTGGCGCCAGTCGAGATAAGTTCGGTGTTGCGTTGAGTGAAGCACCAGCGATTTGCCGTGAGATGGCGACACGGCCCGGGCTCAGGATCATAGGTATCCATGTACATATTGGTTCCCAAATCGTTAAGGTCGCACCACTCCGCTGTGCGGCTGCCACGGCTGTTGACCTAGCGCAATCCCTTATGGCTGAGGGTCTGCCACTTGAGTACGTGGATGTAGGAGGAGGGGTTGGCATATCTTACGACGACACTCCTGGTCTCGACCTCACCGAATATGCAGAAGCTTTACTTAAGGAAGTGAGCGGTTCAGGACTAACGCTCGTGCTTGAGCCAGGAAGGTTCATCGTTGGGCCAGCGGGAGCACTCGTCTCACGCGTCATTGACGTAAAGTCACACCCTGATGGCAGGACCTTTGTTGTTTTAGATGCGGGAATGACCGAGTGTCTGCGTCCCGCGCTCTATGGTGCTCGCCACCGCGTAATTTCGGTCAAGTCTCGAGTCGGAGTGGATTACGCTGTTGATGTTGTCGGCCCTGTCTGCGAGAGTAGCGATTCGTTTGGTACTGATTACAAATTACCACCAATGCAGGTTGATGATCTCGTGGCAATTCTTGACACCGGAGCCTATTGTGCTGCTATGTCCTCGAATTATAATCGTCGTCCGATGCCGGCTGAGGTCTTGGTTGAGGACGGGGCGTGGACCCTTATTCGACGGCGTCAAACTGTGGAGGCAATGTTGGCTCAAGAGGTGTAG
- a CDS encoding dihydrodipicolinate synthase family protein, whose protein sequence is MKLRGVLAPIPTPFRDEAIDLDVLVRNLRFWLGTELCGIVVLGTNGEAAHVDDDEADLLIAKTREVVPADRTLVVGTARESTRATISATRRAGALGVDAVLVRTPSFFQSLMTPETLVDHFLAVADASLVPVLLYNIPQVTGVSLAAETVARLAEHPNIPGIKESSGNVLQVSQLVSATGPEFQVVVGSAQTYYASLSVGAVGGILALACVQPSLCARLHQLTLENHSHEALTLQQQLIPLAEMVTSRFGVPGLKAAMDLIGVGGGDPRFPLRRCTDEIVQEIRTALTVLEASSGVSQSV, encoded by the coding sequence ATGAAACTTCGAGGCGTGCTCGCACCGATTCCGACACCGTTTCGCGATGAGGCGATTGACCTCGATGTTCTGGTGCGTAACCTGAGGTTTTGGCTGGGCACCGAGCTATGTGGGATTGTGGTCCTCGGCACTAACGGTGAAGCAGCACACGTTGATGACGACGAAGCGGACCTCCTTATCGCCAAAACACGCGAGGTGGTGCCAGCCGACCGAACGCTTGTGGTCGGCACGGCACGAGAATCTACCCGAGCCACAATCTCGGCGACACGGCGCGCTGGGGCCTTGGGTGTGGACGCTGTGCTCGTTCGGACCCCGTCATTCTTTCAATCACTAATGACGCCCGAGACGCTGGTCGACCATTTCTTGGCTGTCGCCGATGCGTCCCTTGTGCCGGTTCTCCTCTATAACATTCCGCAGGTGACCGGGGTGAGTCTGGCGGCCGAGACAGTCGCGAGGCTGGCCGAACACCCAAACATTCCGGGGATTAAGGAGTCGAGTGGCAACGTGTTGCAGGTGAGTCAGCTTGTGAGTGCCACGGGACCCGAATTTCAAGTCGTCGTAGGGTCGGCCCAGACCTACTATGCGAGTCTGAGCGTTGGTGCGGTGGGTGGAATACTTGCTCTCGCCTGTGTGCAGCCTTCGCTCTGTGCTCGACTACATCAGCTTACCCTTGAGAATCACTCTCATGAAGCCCTGACGCTTCAACAGCAACTAATCCCGCTTGCCGAGATGGTGACCTCACGATTCGGTGTTCCGGGACTAAAGGCGGCTATGGACCTGATTGGTGTGGGAGGGGGCGACCCACGCTTTCCGTTGCGCCGGTGTACGGATGAAATCGTTCAGGAGATCCGGACAGCGCTGACAGTGCTCGAAGCGTCCTCAGGAGTGAGTCAGTCGGTGTGA
- a CDS encoding IPT/TIG domain-containing protein — MRPTWAVAGGRITVEGQGFDLNPLPEVRIGGRPCRVVFASPRALDVVIPDGVEEGSASVQVGTMEPGAVFVEVGAPIAEGLHQVDSPVFDLAGNLYVTYSGTRGEQAPIGIFRIKSDGSREPFASKVPNPTSMAFAPSGDLYVSSRFEGKVYKVTPKGEVDVVVSKLGSTSGIVFDEAGTLFVGDRSGQIFRVEASGQTSVLASLPSSIAAFHLAVGPGGTLYVTAPTLSTSDSLYRIDASGKVDVVHAGFGRPQGLAFDADGKLHVVEALAGAAGLYALTDRGSMQLTLAAEALVGVAFGAAGEVVVTSNDTAYRLSPGEGR, encoded by the coding sequence GTGCGGCCGACTTGGGCAGTTGCCGGCGGCCGAATTACCGTCGAGGGCCAAGGGTTCGACCTCAACCCTTTGCCCGAGGTACGGATCGGTGGCCGACCGTGCCGTGTTGTATTTGCATCGCCGCGAGCGCTAGATGTGGTTATCCCAGACGGTGTTGAGGAGGGTTCCGCTTCGGTCCAGGTTGGGACGATGGAGCCAGGTGCGGTATTCGTCGAGGTGGGCGCACCCATCGCCGAAGGACTGCACCAGGTGGACAGCCCCGTCTTCGACCTGGCTGGAAACCTCTATGTGACCTATAGCGGTACCAGAGGAGAGCAGGCGCCGATTGGTATTTTCCGGATCAAATCCGACGGGAGCCGAGAACCGTTCGCCTCGAAGGTGCCCAATCCGACGTCGATGGCTTTCGCACCGTCGGGAGATTTGTATGTCAGTAGTCGGTTTGAAGGTAAGGTCTATAAGGTCACTCCGAAGGGGGAAGTCGATGTCGTGGTCTCCAAATTAGGGTCTACGAGTGGGATCGTATTTGATGAGGCAGGCACACTTTTTGTTGGCGATCGATCTGGTCAAATCTTTCGCGTCGAGGCTTCGGGACAGACGAGCGTCCTCGCATCACTGCCATCAAGTATCGCTGCTTTCCATCTAGCGGTAGGGCCTGGCGGCACGTTGTATGTGACTGCGCCAACATTATCGACATCAGATTCGCTTTACCGCATCGATGCCAGCGGTAAAGTCGACGTAGTACACGCGGGCTTTGGTCGCCCACAGGGCCTGGCCTTCGACGCTGACGGTAAGCTTCACGTCGTTGAAGCCTTGGCTGGTGCCGCAGGCCTCTACGCCCTTACCGATCGGGGATCCATGCAGCTCACTCTTGCCGCGGAAGCCCTCGTCGGTGTTGCGTTTGGTGCCGCCGGTGAGGTTGTCGTGACATCAAACGATACCGCCTACCGCCTCTCGCCAGGTGAAGGTCGATAG
- the uvrA gene encoding excinuclease ABC subunit UvrA, which produces MTHSHIKVRGARVHNLRNIEVDIPRNRLVVITGLSGSGKSSLAFDTVYAEGQRRYVESLSAYARQFLEQMEKPDVDLIEGLSPSISIEQKTTGANPRSTVGTVTEIYDYLRLLFANIGVPHCAECGREITSQTVERIIDLVMLDPSGERVNVLAQVVRGRKGEFKKELAALAAKGFTRVRIDGEMYALEDQFKIDRYRNHTVEVVVDRLVVNPDPDVIRRLGQSIETALELADDTVIINTHSGGDRLFSRRLACPHCGISMPEMTPRAFSFNSPQGACPDCQGLGLVHDFDPSRIIPDPEKTLSDGAIAPWAHGDEKSVKAALNDLHRRYEIPLDVPFGKLSRKMRQVVLFGVKSSGPKNGSPGRRTKSRRTTQAKAGFEGVVPNMRRRYLEGRWADKEILEPYRASGPCASCAGERLRPQSCAVTVKGATISEYVRQPVSDALLRFEAMELTEREVQIAGRVVGEIRDRLRFLNDVGVGYLTLGRSAATLSGGEGQRIRLATQIGANLTGVLYVLDEPSVGLHQRDNQRLLTTLARLRDLGNTVVVVEHDEETIRAADYVIDLGPGAGEHGGQVIFQGPASELLTRGDSGSLTGSYLRGERAIPVPPTRRPWQRGTIKIRGARCNNLRKINVTIPLGVFTAITGVSGSGKSTLVNDILYRALAKVLYRASDEPGPHDGIDNAELVDKVIQIDQLPIGRTPRSNPATYTGLFTFIRELFAMLPEARARGFRPGRFSFNVKGGRCEACQGDGVTSIEMHFLPNVYVTCEQCKGRRYNRETLEIRYRGKSIAEILDLTVDQATPLLENFPPIATKLQTLRAVGLGYIKLGQSATTLSGGEAQRVKLAKELSRRGTSRTLYILDEPTTGLHFEDTRKLLDVLNQLVDQGNTVVVIEHNLDVIKSADHIIDLGPEGGEAGGQIVAEGTPEDVAAEAKSFTASYLRRFINGRSME; this is translated from the coding sequence ATGACACACAGCCACATCAAGGTCCGCGGCGCGCGCGTTCATAATCTCCGAAACATCGAGGTCGATATCCCGAGAAATCGACTGGTGGTCATTACCGGCTTGTCCGGTTCGGGTAAATCCTCCCTCGCGTTCGATACCGTGTATGCGGAGGGCCAGCGCCGTTACGTGGAGTCCTTATCGGCTTATGCGCGCCAGTTTTTGGAGCAGATGGAGAAGCCGGATGTTGATTTGATTGAGGGCCTGTCTCCCTCAATTTCTATTGAACAAAAGACAACCGGTGCAAATCCCCGTTCTACCGTTGGCACCGTGACAGAGATTTACGACTACCTCAGATTGCTCTTCGCCAATATCGGTGTTCCCCATTGTGCAGAGTGCGGACGGGAGATCACCTCACAGACTGTCGAGCGCATCATCGACTTAGTGATGCTCGACCCATCTGGTGAGCGGGTGAACGTGCTCGCCCAGGTCGTTCGTGGCAGGAAAGGTGAGTTCAAGAAAGAGTTGGCCGCTTTGGCGGCGAAGGGTTTCACCCGGGTCCGTATTGACGGTGAAATGTATGCTCTGGAAGACCAGTTCAAGATCGACCGATACCGGAATCACACGGTCGAGGTCGTGGTCGATCGTCTGGTCGTCAATCCTGACCCTGACGTGATACGCCGGCTGGGTCAATCGATTGAAACCGCGCTTGAGCTTGCTGACGACACCGTTATCATCAACACTCACAGTGGTGGCGACCGGCTGTTTTCACGGCGGCTTGCTTGTCCCCACTGTGGGATTAGCATGCCGGAGATGACGCCGCGTGCGTTTTCCTTTAACTCGCCGCAAGGAGCCTGTCCCGATTGCCAAGGGCTCGGTCTTGTCCATGACTTTGATCCGTCTCGGATCATCCCCGATCCCGAGAAGACGCTTAGTGACGGCGCGATTGCTCCATGGGCGCACGGCGATGAGAAGTCTGTCAAAGCAGCTCTCAATGATCTACATCGTCGTTATGAAATTCCTTTGGATGTGCCGTTCGGTAAACTGTCGCGAAAGATGCGCCAGGTCGTTTTGTTTGGGGTAAAGAGTTCGGGCCCTAAAAACGGCAGCCCAGGGCGCCGGACCAAGTCCCGTAGGACGACTCAAGCGAAGGCGGGTTTCGAGGGTGTAGTACCGAACATGCGTCGGCGCTACTTGGAGGGTCGATGGGCCGACAAGGAAATCTTGGAGCCATATCGCGCTTCCGGACCGTGCGCTTCGTGCGCAGGAGAGCGTTTGAGGCCGCAGAGTTGCGCTGTGACTGTTAAAGGCGCAACGATTTCGGAGTATGTCCGACAGCCAGTTAGTGACGCGCTCCTACGTTTTGAGGCGATGGAGCTTACTGAACGGGAGGTTCAAATTGCAGGTCGCGTTGTAGGGGAGATCCGTGACCGCCTGCGCTTTTTGAATGACGTCGGGGTTGGGTATTTGACTCTGGGGCGGAGCGCGGCGACGCTGTCAGGAGGGGAAGGTCAACGGATCCGGTTAGCAACGCAGATTGGTGCAAACCTCACCGGGGTACTTTATGTGCTCGATGAACCGTCAGTTGGTCTTCATCAGCGTGACAATCAACGTTTGTTGACTACATTGGCGCGTCTGCGTGATTTAGGGAACACGGTCGTTGTAGTCGAGCATGACGAAGAGACTATCAGAGCAGCTGACTATGTGATCGACCTGGGCCCAGGGGCGGGGGAGCACGGTGGTCAGGTTATCTTTCAAGGTCCAGCCTCAGAATTGCTGACCCGTGGAGATAGCGGTTCACTTACTGGCAGTTACTTGCGAGGGGAACGCGCGATTCCAGTGCCTCCCACACGTCGACCATGGCAACGTGGGACGATCAAGATTCGTGGGGCACGTTGTAATAATTTGCGAAAGATCAACGTGACCATTCCGCTAGGTGTGTTCACTGCGATCACTGGCGTAAGCGGTTCTGGAAAATCGACGCTGGTCAACGACATTCTTTATCGTGCACTAGCCAAGGTGCTCTATCGCGCCTCGGACGAACCTGGTCCACACGACGGCATCGACAATGCCGAACTAGTGGATAAGGTTATACAAATAGATCAGCTACCGATCGGCCGTACACCACGTTCGAATCCGGCAACTTATACCGGCCTGTTCACCTTCATAAGAGAGCTGTTTGCAATGTTGCCCGAGGCCAGGGCACGTGGATTTCGTCCTGGCCGTTTCTCATTTAATGTTAAAGGTGGACGGTGCGAAGCGTGCCAGGGGGATGGCGTGACTTCTATTGAAATGCACTTTCTGCCGAATGTGTACGTGACGTGTGAGCAATGCAAAGGAAGGCGATACAACCGCGAAACGCTCGAAATTAGGTATCGAGGGAAATCGATTGCCGAAATCTTAGACCTGACCGTCGATCAAGCGACGCCATTGCTCGAAAATTTTCCACCTATTGCGACCAAACTGCAGACCCTCCGCGCCGTTGGTCTTGGCTACATCAAGCTCGGTCAGTCGGCGACAACGCTGAGCGGCGGTGAAGCGCAGCGGGTCAAGCTGGCTAAGGAACTCTCGCGCCGCGGGACCAGCCGCACCCTATACATTTTGGACGAACCGACGACTGGACTTCATTTTGAGGACACACGCAAGCTATTGGACGTGCTAAACCAACTCGTTGACCAGGGGAACACTGTAGTGGTTATTGAGCACAACCTTGATGTGATTAAGTCTGCCGATCACATCATTGATCTCGGGCCCGAAGGAGGAGAGGCTGGAGGACAGATCGTTGCAGAGGGCACTCCAGAGGACGTTGCTGCTGAAGCGAAGTCCTTTACAGCTAGTTATTTGAGACGATTTATTAATGGTCGCAGCATGGAATGA
- the lpxC gene encoding UDP-3-O-acyl-N-acetylglucosamine deacetylase → MRFQQTLRRSVTCAGIGLHSGQKVSLSLKAGSPDSGIRFRRADLGGHEIPAMVENVSGIHYATGLGVDSASVETVEHLLAALISMGVDNVIIELNQREVPIMDGSAAPFVYLIQEAGTRRQAKARRFLKVTRPISLSMGDKQIALYPSEHFKITYSISFDHPLLEHQSREIQLNEESFVDQIAPARTFGFLKEVERLRRQGLALGGSLDNAIVLSESGVLNRSLRFEDEFVRHKILDAIGDLALIGYPLIGHLVVNRGGHALHTAFASMVLENDEAWEVVESTVDAATGAAALVPVKSTT, encoded by the coding sequence ATGCGCTTTCAGCAGACTCTGCGTCGCTCCGTCACTTGCGCTGGGATTGGGCTTCACTCTGGCCAGAAGGTTTCTCTTTCTCTGAAGGCTGGGTCGCCTGACTCGGGTATTCGGTTCCGTCGCGCTGACCTTGGTGGCCATGAGATACCTGCAATGGTCGAAAATGTTTCTGGTATCCACTATGCGACAGGTCTAGGAGTGGATTCTGCGTCGGTAGAGACGGTCGAACACCTCCTTGCGGCACTAATTAGCATGGGAGTGGATAACGTTATTATCGAGTTGAATCAGCGAGAAGTGCCGATTATGGATGGGAGCGCGGCACCGTTTGTCTATCTGATCCAGGAGGCTGGGACTAGGCGTCAGGCGAAGGCACGGCGCTTTTTGAAAGTCACACGCCCCATTTCTTTATCGATGGGCGATAAACAAATTGCACTGTATCCGTCAGAGCATTTTAAGATTACCTATAGCATCAGCTTCGACCATCCGTTACTCGAGCACCAGTCGCGGGAAATCCAGTTGAATGAGGAGAGTTTTGTCGACCAGATCGCGCCCGCGCGAACGTTCGGCTTTCTCAAGGAAGTTGAAAGGCTGCGGCGGCAAGGACTAGCGCTCGGAGGTTCACTCGACAACGCGATTGTGCTCAGCGAGTCTGGTGTGTTGAATCGTTCGCTACGTTTTGAAGACGAGTTTGTACGTCATAAAATCCTTGATGCGATTGGGGACCTTGCGTTGATAGGGTACCCGCTGATTGGACACCTCGTGGTAAACCGCGGCGGTCATGCCCTGCACACCGCGTTTGCATCAATGGTCCTTGAGAATGATGAGGCTTGGGAGGTAGTAGAGTCTACGGTCGATGCAGCAACAGGTGCCGCAGCTCTTGTGCCCGTCAAATCTACGACCTGA
- a CDS encoding HNH endonuclease, whose translation MTLFNATGQNEIAMEQTLLLNATYEPLKVVHWQKAITLLCQGKVEVISEYDREIRSVSISFKLPSVIRLLSYIRIKKRFNSVPFSRANIYARDNHTCQYCGDASPTTDLTFDHVVPVAQGGRKDWENIVTCCITCNRKKGGRTPAEARMRLIRRPRRPKRAPVVRVTVGLRETPDSWRDYLYWNVELDES comes from the coding sequence TTGACACTGTTCAATGCAACAGGGCAGAATGAAATTGCTATGGAGCAGACGCTCCTTTTGAACGCTACATACGAGCCACTCAAGGTGGTGCACTGGCAGAAGGCGATCACGCTTTTGTGCCAGGGTAAGGTTGAGGTCATTTCTGAGTACGACCGGGAGATTCGGTCGGTCTCGATTAGTTTTAAGCTGCCATCAGTCATCCGGTTACTCAGCTATATCAGGATCAAGAAGCGGTTCAATTCCGTGCCGTTCTCTCGGGCGAACATTTACGCGCGTGACAATCACACTTGTCAGTATTGTGGGGATGCTTCGCCGACGACGGATTTGACCTTCGACCATGTTGTGCCGGTCGCCCAGGGCGGCCGGAAGGATTGGGAAAACATCGTCACGTGCTGCATCACGTGCAATCGTAAGAAAGGCGGTCGCACACCGGCGGAGGCCCGTATGCGCTTGATTCGCAGACCGCGACGGCCTAAACGCGCCCCCGTGGTTCGTGTAACGGTTGGGTTACGTGAGACTCCAGATAGTTGGCGGGATTACCTCTACTGGAATGTCGAGCTCGACGAATCGTAA
- the tmk gene encoding dTMP kinase, giving the protein MPLLVADTIDQMAGLLIAFEGLDQSGKETQAKHLRDHLREQGHKARVESFPDYGTTIGEEIARALQGEREYAPEVMQLLYVANRFERRADLNRWLAGGLMVICDRYLASSIAYGEAQHLDPVWLTDMQRHLPKPDLTVLLDISADTAARRKVQDRDHYERDLEMLTRVRENYLRLASDECWVTIDGERSKAEVSEAVIVAATARFPPP; this is encoded by the coding sequence GTGCCTCTCTTAGTGGCCGACACGATTGATCAGATGGCGGGACTTCTTATTGCATTCGAGGGGCTAGATCAAAGCGGGAAAGAGACCCAGGCCAAGCACCTTCGTGATCACCTAAGGGAGCAGGGTCATAAGGCTCGCGTCGAATCCTTTCCAGATTACGGCACCACAATCGGCGAAGAAATCGCACGCGCATTGCAGGGTGAGCGCGAATATGCGCCCGAAGTGATGCAGTTGTTGTATGTTGCGAATCGATTTGAACGTCGCGCCGATCTAAATCGCTGGTTGGCTGGTGGCCTCATGGTAATCTGCGACCGCTATTTGGCTTCCAGTATCGCCTATGGTGAAGCGCAGCACCTGGACCCAGTGTGGTTAACGGACATGCAGCGGCATCTGCCAAAGCCAGACCTCACAGTTCTGCTTGACATTTCAGCTGACACGGCAGCTCGTCGGAAGGTCCAAGACCGCGATCACTACGAGCGAGATCTAGAGATGCTGACGCGGGTACGAGAGAATTACTTGAGGCTAGCGAGTGACGAATGTTGGGTCACAATTGACGGGGAGCGGTCGAAGGCTGAGGTTTCGGAGGCGGTCATTGTGGCCGCCACTGCACGATTTCCACCGCCGTAA